In Methanofollis aquaemaris, the genomic window TGCGATGATCGGCAGGAGGAGCGCGGCGGCCAGACTCGCAATGACGACGAACCCGAAGAGGGACGCGTATTTGAGAAGGATCGACTTGATGTCCTTCACCGGCGGAGCGACGATCAAGAGCCGTTCGGTGAGGCCGTAGACCTTCACCTCGCGCCCTTTCGTGCTCCACCTCGTCTTCACGATCTCGATCAGTTCAGCCTCGGCGAGGTTCTCGATATGATATTTGAGGGTGGTGATGGGGATGGAGAGACGCTCGGCGATCTCGGCGGCGCTCCTCGGGCCGTCCTTGAGAGATCCCAGGATGTCGTTGGCCGTCTGGCTCGACATGGCCTTTGCGATCTTCTTCGCCCGCTCGTCTCCGGGCTCCAGCACTACGATCTCTTCAGACATTGAGCTTGGCTGCGATGAGTGCCCGGCCGCGGGCAAGAGCCTCGTTGATCATCGAGGCGTCCTGGCCGCTCCCCTGGGCAAGGGTTGGTTTTCCGCCGCCTTTCCCGCCGAGGGCCGCGCAGACCTCGCGGATGATCTCGGTGGCATTCAGATCGTCGGTCGGCGAGGCCACGACAGCGTGGACCCGGTCGGTCCCGCCGGCGAGCACGGCGATCTTCCCGCTCTCCGCGACCCGTGAGGCAAGGGCGACCAGTTCCTTGGGCGGGAGGTCGACCTCCTTGATCACGGCCTCGAGTCCGCCGATCTCCTCGCCCTTGAGCTGGTTCACTTCGAGTTCGACGACCTTCTCCTGCAGTCTCTCGATCTCCTTTCTCTGCTCCTTCCACTCGGTGAAGAACCTGGTCACGCTGGAGGGGAGGTTCTCCTGCTGGACGCTGAGGGTCTCGGCCGATGCATCGATGAGATCTTTGAGGTGCTGCATCGCATAGATCGCCGCGATCCCGGCCGAGAACTCCAGACGCTCGAACCCGTCCTGGATGTGCTCGACTCTGAGGATGGCGATCGGTCCGACCTCGCCGGTGGACCGGCAGTGGGTGCCTGCGCAGGCCTGGACGTCGCCTGCCATCTGGACGACCCGGATCACCTTGCCCGGCGGGACACCGCCCTGGTAGAGACCGAAGCCGTACTTCTGCTCGGCCCTGGTCCGGTTCTCCTGGCTGATGTAGACCGGGAGGTTCTCCATCACGATCTCGTTGGCGCGAAGTTCGATCCTGGTGAGTTCTTCAGGTGTGATATGCTTGAAGTGCCTGAGGTCCAGGCGCGAGGTCTCGCTTCCCTTCTGGGCGCCGGCCTGGTGAATGTGAGCGCCGAGCACCTCCTGTGCGGCGTGGAGGAGGATGTGGGTGGCGGTGTGGTGACGCATCAGCGACCATCTCCGCTCCTCGTCCAGGATACCCTTCACCCGCTCGCCGCGCTTGAGGGGCGCGCCCTGCACCTTGTGGAGGATCACGTTGCCGAGTTTGACAACGCTCTCCACTCTCGCGACCGTCTCGGCGGTGACGAGGGTGCCGGTGTCCGAGGGCTGACCGCCGCCTTCAGGATAGAAGAGGGTCTGGTCGAGGACCACGTACCCCTCGAAGACGTCGATGACCATCGCCTCGAACTCG contains:
- a CDS encoding ArsR/SmtB family transcription factor, which gives rise to MSEEIVVLEPGDERAKKIAKAMSSQTANDILGSLKDGPRSAAEIAERLSIPITTLKYHIENLAEAELIEIVKTRWSTKGREVKVYGLTERLLIVAPPVKDIKSILLKYASLFGFVVIASLAAALLLPIIAPAPEMPPAMPRVLMTPEPTAYGGGTEGLEQDVGPDAGPGLDARVVAFFLGGAGVIALLLLYEVYLYFSYYRKREERA